The following proteins are encoded in a genomic region of Jaculus jaculus isolate mJacJac1 chromosome 13, mJacJac1.mat.Y.cur, whole genome shotgun sequence:
- the Znrf3 gene encoding E3 ubiquitin-protein ligase ZNRF3 isoform X3, translating into MLSAEGEIVQMHPLGLCNSNDEEDLYEYGWVGVVKLERPGLDPKPCLTVLGKAKRAVQRGATAVIFDVSENPEAIDQLNQGSEDPLKRPVVYVKGADAIKLMNIVNKQKVARARIQHLPPRQPTEYFDMGIFLAFFVVVSLVCFILLVKIKLKQRRSQNSMNRLAVQALEKMETRKFNSKSKGRREGSCGALDTLSSSSTSDCAICLEKYVDGEELRVIPCTHRFHRKCVDPWLLQHHTCPHCRHNIIEQKGNSGTVCVETSSLARGRQQRVTLPVHYPGRVHRTNAIPAYPTRTSMDAHGNAVTLLTMDRHADQSLYSPQTPAYIRGYPPLHLDHALAPHRCGLEHRAYSPAHPFRRPKFNGRSFSKAACFSQYETMYQHYYFQGLSYPEQEGQPVPGLPPRGPSRAFPPNGGSSLLFPTVVHMAPPSHLESGSTSSCSCYHGHRSVGSGYLADCPGSDSSSSSSGQCRCSSSDSVVDCTEVSNQGVYGSCSTFRSSLSSDYDPFIYRSRSPCRTSEAGRSGRGPAVDPEGSPPPEEPPAAHSHCAGQGEPWQGPASPSGEQLSTCSLEMSYSSNSSLEHRGPNSSTSEVGLEVSPGATLDLRRTWKGDPEGPSCACCYEPQPSTLGPGAGAVGGGSALFLGPLLLEGCSPTGGEPQPGSSQSLYGLHPDHLPRTDGMKYEGLPCCFYEEKQVAHGGGGGGGCHAEDYSVSVQYTLAEEPPPSLCAGARDLSQRIPIIPEDVDCDVGPAPDCHSPWGGPLGLDAPQPHWGLGTAQEEERAPCYQAEDQDLAQAAVRELELRKNSYLEIGNCTETPNPDFLQNTEQQQEKKIFF; encoded by the exons GCCAAGCGAGCAGTACAGCGAGGAGCCACTGCCGTCATCTTTGATGTGTCTGAAAACCCCGAAGCCATCGACCAG CTGAACCAAGGCTCAGAAGACCCGCTGAAGAGGCCAGTGGTATATGTAAAGGGAGCAGACGCCATCAAGCTGATGAACATTGTCAACAAGCAGAAAGTGGCTCGAGCAAGGATCCAGCACCTCCCTCCTCGA CAGCCCACCGAGTACTTTGACATGGGCATCTTCCTGGCCTTCTTCGTTGTGGTCTCCTTGGTCTGCTTCATCCTCCTGGTCAAAATCAAGCTGAAGCAGCGGCGAAGTCAG AATTCCATGAACAGGCTAGCCGTGCAGGCTCTGGAGAAGATGGAAACCAGAAAGTTCAACTCCAAGAGCAAGGGACGCCGGGAAGGGAGCTGCGGGGCCCTGGACACACTCAGCAGTAGCTCCACGTCTGACTGTGCCATTTGCCTGGAGAAGTACGTCGATGGAGAG gAGCTCCGGGTCATCCCCTGTACTCACCGGTTCCACCGGAAGTGTGTGGACCCCTGGCTGCTGCAGCACCACACGTGCCCCCACTGTCGGCACAACATCATAG AGCAAAAGGGAAACTCAGGCAccgtgtgtgtggagaccagtaGCCTCGCACGAGGTCGGCAACAGAGGGTGACCCTGCCAGTACATTACCCGGGCCGTGTGCACAGGACCAATGCCATCCCAGCCTACCCGACCAGGACGAGCATGGACGCACACGGGAACGCCGTCACACTGCTGACCATGGACCGGCATGCGGATCAGAGCCTCTACTCCCCACAGACGCCTGCCTACATCCGCGGCTACCCGCCCCTGCACCTGGACCACGCCCTGGCGCCGCACCGCTGCGGCCTGGAACACCGGGCCTACTCGCCAGCCCACCCCTTCCGCAGGCCCAAGTTCAATGGCCGCAGCTTCTCCAAGGCAGCTTGCTTCTCCCAGTATGAAACCATGTACCAACACTACTACTTCCAGGGCCTCAGTTACCCAGAGCAGGAGGGCCAGCCAGTGCCCGGCCTCCCACCCCGGGGCCCATCCCGTGCCTTCCCACCTAACGGTGGCAGCAGCCTGCTCTTCCCCACCGTGGTGCACATGGCCCCGCCCTCCCACCTGGAGAGTGGCAGCACGTCCAGCTGCAGCTGCTACCACGGCCACCGCTCGGTGGGCAGCGGCTACCTGGCTGACTGCCCGGGCagcgacagcagcagcagcagctctggccAGTGCCGCTGTTCCTCCAGTGACTCCGTGGTAGACTGCACAGAGGTCAGCAACCAGGGCGTGTATGGGAGCTGCTCCACGTTCCGCAGCTCCCTCAGCAGTGACTACGACCCCTTCATTTACCGCAGCCGGAGCCCCTGCCGCACCAGTGAGGCGGGCCGCTCGGGCCGCGGCCCTGCCGTGGACCCCGAGGGCTCCCCGCCACCAGAGGAGCCCCCTGCGGCACACAGTCACTGCGCTGGGCAGGGAGAGCCGTGGCAGGGCCCTGCCTCTCCCTCGGGGGAACAGCTGTCCACGTGCAGCCTGGAGATGAGCTACAGCAGCAACTCCTCGCTGgaacacagagggcccaatagcTCTACCTCAGAAGTGGGGCTCGAGGTTTCCCCTGGGGCCACCTTGGACCTCAGGAGGACCTGGAAAGGGGACCCAGAGGGGCCATCGTGTGCCTGCTGCTATGAGCCTCAGCCCTCCACACTGGGGCCCGGGGCAGGAGCAGTCGGGGGTGGCAGCGCCTTGTTCCTGGGTCCCCTGCTCCTTGAGGGCTGCAGCCCTACAGGTGGGGAGCCCCAACCAGGGAGCTCCCAGAGCCTGTATGGTCTCCACCCAGACCATTTGCCAAGGACAGATGGGATGAAATATGAGGGCCTGCCCTGCTGCTTCTATGAAGAGAAGCAGGTGGCCCACGGagggggcggcggcgggggctGTCACGCCGAGGACTACTCAGTGAGCGTGCAGTACACACTCGCCGAGGAGCCCCCGCCCAGCCTCTGCGCGGGGGCCCGGGACCTGAGCCAGCGTATCCCCATCATTCCAGAGGACGTGGACTGTGATGTGGGCCCAGCTCCAGACTGCCACAGCCCCTGGGGTGGGCCGTTGGGCCTGGATGCCCCACAGCCCCACTGGGGCCTGGGGACAGCACAGGAAGAGGAGCGGGCTCCATGCTACCAGGCAGAG gacCAGGATCTCGCCCAGGCAGCGGTACGGGAGCTTGAGCTCAGAAAGAACTCTTACCTGGAAATCGGGAACTGTACGGAGACTCCAAACCCTGACTTCCTTCAAAATACAGAAcaacagcaggaaaaaaaaatttttttttag
- the Znrf3 gene encoding E3 ubiquitin-protein ligase ZNRF3 isoform X2, translating into MLSAEGEIVQMHPLGLCNSNDEEDLYEYGWVGVVKLERPGLDPKPCLTVLGKAKRAVQRGATAVIFDVSENPEAIDQLNQGSEDPLKRPVVYVKGADAIKLMNIVNKQKVARARIQHLPPRPTEYFDMGIFLAFFVVVSLVCFILLVKIKLKQRRSQNSMNRLAVQALEKMETRKFNSKSKGRREGSCGALDTLSSSSTSDCAICLEKYVDGEELRVIPCTHRFHRKCVDPWLLQHHTCPHCRHNIIEQKGNSGTVCVETSSLARGRQQRVTLPVHYPGRVHRTNAIPAYPTRTSMDAHGNAVTLLTMDRHADQSLYSPQTPAYIRGYPPLHLDHALAPHRCGLEHRAYSPAHPFRRPKFNGRSFSKAACFSQYETMYQHYYFQGLSYPEQEGQPVPGLPPRGPSRAFPPNGGSSLLFPTVVHMAPPSHLESGSTSSCSCYHGHRSVGSGYLADCPGSDSSSSSSGQCRCSSSDSVVDCTEVSNQGVYGSCSTFRSSLSSDYDPFIYRSRSPCRTSEAGRSGRGPAVDPEGSPPPEEPPAAHSHCAGQGEPWQGPASPSGEQLSTCSLEMSYSSNSSLEHRGPNSSTSEVGLEVSPGATLDLRRTWKGDPEGPSCACCYEPQPSTLGPGAGAVGGGSALFLGPLLLEGCSPTGGEPQPGSSQSLYGLHPDHLPRTDGMKYEGLPCCFYEEKQVAHGGGGGGGCHAEDYSVSVQYTLAEEPPPSLCAGARDLSQRIPIIPEDVDCDVGPAPDCHSPWGGPLGLDAPQPHWGLGTAQEEERAPCYQAEVPLQTGCPPEEAGAIKASLPSAPQDTQESPAPATEAAGPGSRPGSGTGA; encoded by the exons GCCAAGCGAGCAGTACAGCGAGGAGCCACTGCCGTCATCTTTGATGTGTCTGAAAACCCCGAAGCCATCGACCAG CTGAACCAAGGCTCAGAAGACCCGCTGAAGAGGCCAGTGGTATATGTAAAGGGAGCAGACGCCATCAAGCTGATGAACATTGTCAACAAGCAGAAAGTGGCTCGAGCAAGGATCCAGCACCTCCCTCCTCGA CCCACCGAGTACTTTGACATGGGCATCTTCCTGGCCTTCTTCGTTGTGGTCTCCTTGGTCTGCTTCATCCTCCTGGTCAAAATCAAGCTGAAGCAGCGGCGAAGTCAG AATTCCATGAACAGGCTAGCCGTGCAGGCTCTGGAGAAGATGGAAACCAGAAAGTTCAACTCCAAGAGCAAGGGACGCCGGGAAGGGAGCTGCGGGGCCCTGGACACACTCAGCAGTAGCTCCACGTCTGACTGTGCCATTTGCCTGGAGAAGTACGTCGATGGAGAG gAGCTCCGGGTCATCCCCTGTACTCACCGGTTCCACCGGAAGTGTGTGGACCCCTGGCTGCTGCAGCACCACACGTGCCCCCACTGTCGGCACAACATCATAG AGCAAAAGGGAAACTCAGGCAccgtgtgtgtggagaccagtaGCCTCGCACGAGGTCGGCAACAGAGGGTGACCCTGCCAGTACATTACCCGGGCCGTGTGCACAGGACCAATGCCATCCCAGCCTACCCGACCAGGACGAGCATGGACGCACACGGGAACGCCGTCACACTGCTGACCATGGACCGGCATGCGGATCAGAGCCTCTACTCCCCACAGACGCCTGCCTACATCCGCGGCTACCCGCCCCTGCACCTGGACCACGCCCTGGCGCCGCACCGCTGCGGCCTGGAACACCGGGCCTACTCGCCAGCCCACCCCTTCCGCAGGCCCAAGTTCAATGGCCGCAGCTTCTCCAAGGCAGCTTGCTTCTCCCAGTATGAAACCATGTACCAACACTACTACTTCCAGGGCCTCAGTTACCCAGAGCAGGAGGGCCAGCCAGTGCCCGGCCTCCCACCCCGGGGCCCATCCCGTGCCTTCCCACCTAACGGTGGCAGCAGCCTGCTCTTCCCCACCGTGGTGCACATGGCCCCGCCCTCCCACCTGGAGAGTGGCAGCACGTCCAGCTGCAGCTGCTACCACGGCCACCGCTCGGTGGGCAGCGGCTACCTGGCTGACTGCCCGGGCagcgacagcagcagcagcagctctggccAGTGCCGCTGTTCCTCCAGTGACTCCGTGGTAGACTGCACAGAGGTCAGCAACCAGGGCGTGTATGGGAGCTGCTCCACGTTCCGCAGCTCCCTCAGCAGTGACTACGACCCCTTCATTTACCGCAGCCGGAGCCCCTGCCGCACCAGTGAGGCGGGCCGCTCGGGCCGCGGCCCTGCCGTGGACCCCGAGGGCTCCCCGCCACCAGAGGAGCCCCCTGCGGCACACAGTCACTGCGCTGGGCAGGGAGAGCCGTGGCAGGGCCCTGCCTCTCCCTCGGGGGAACAGCTGTCCACGTGCAGCCTGGAGATGAGCTACAGCAGCAACTCCTCGCTGgaacacagagggcccaatagcTCTACCTCAGAAGTGGGGCTCGAGGTTTCCCCTGGGGCCACCTTGGACCTCAGGAGGACCTGGAAAGGGGACCCAGAGGGGCCATCGTGTGCCTGCTGCTATGAGCCTCAGCCCTCCACACTGGGGCCCGGGGCAGGAGCAGTCGGGGGTGGCAGCGCCTTGTTCCTGGGTCCCCTGCTCCTTGAGGGCTGCAGCCCTACAGGTGGGGAGCCCCAACCAGGGAGCTCCCAGAGCCTGTATGGTCTCCACCCAGACCATTTGCCAAGGACAGATGGGATGAAATATGAGGGCCTGCCCTGCTGCTTCTATGAAGAGAAGCAGGTGGCCCACGGagggggcggcggcgggggctGTCACGCCGAGGACTACTCAGTGAGCGTGCAGTACACACTCGCCGAGGAGCCCCCGCCCAGCCTCTGCGCGGGGGCCCGGGACCTGAGCCAGCGTATCCCCATCATTCCAGAGGACGTGGACTGTGATGTGGGCCCAGCTCCAGACTGCCACAGCCCCTGGGGTGGGCCGTTGGGCCTGGATGCCCCACAGCCCCACTGGGGCCTGGGGACAGCACAGGAAGAGGAGCGGGCTCCATGCTACCAGGCAGAGGTACCACTGCAAACTGGCTGCCCTCCAGAGGAGGCTGGTGCCATCAAGGCTAGCCTCCCCAGTGCCCCCCAGGACACTCAGGAGTCCCCTGCCCCAGCCACTGAGGCTGCAG gacCAGGATCTCGCCCAGGCAGCGGTACGGGAGCTTGA
- the LOC123454163 gene encoding 60S ribosomal protein L32-like, which produces MAALRPLAKPKTVKKRIKKLIRHQSDRCVKIKHNRRKPRGIDKKGRRGFKGQNLMPNIGYGSNKKAKHMLPGGFWKFLVHNVEELEQEASGHSDKEHREARGMGNTRGGAHEGSQ; this is translated from the exons AGACTGTCAAAAAGAGGATCAAGAAGCTCATCCGGCACCAGTCGGACCGATGTGTCAAAATTAAGCATAACAGGCGGAAACCCAGAGGTATTGACAAAAAGGGGCGCAGAGGATTCAAAGGCCAAAATCTGATGCCCAACATTGGTTATGGGAGCAACAAGAAAGCAAAGCACATGCTGCCCGGTGGCTTCTGGAAGTTCCTGGTCCACAACGTCGAGGAGCTGGAACAAGAAGCCTCAGGACACAGCGACAAGGAGCAccgtgaagccag GGGCATGGGGAACACGCGGGGTGGTGCTCATGAAGGGAGTCAGTAG